In Gordonia phthalatica, one genomic interval encodes:
- a CDS encoding YggS family pyridoxal phosphate-dependent enzyme — MTDADPANQPQYTTAVEVDDFRRNIAAVQAKIDAAARRAGRDPGDVRLLPVSKTVPEERIVNAVAAGCHQLGENKVQEAKRKHGNLSDLDVSWSVIGHLQTNKAKDVAAFAGEFQALDSLRVAEALDRRLQAAGRSLDVYVQVNTSDEESKYGLTPDDLPALLKQLPNYSSLRVRGLMTLALFSDDVDRVRPCFQLLRGLRDRIRDEDPDLIGDGGLSMGMSGDYELAIEEGSTCVRVGQAIFGARATPDSMYWPS; from the coding sequence ATGACCGATGCCGATCCCGCGAACCAGCCCCAGTACACGACCGCCGTCGAGGTGGACGACTTCCGACGGAACATCGCAGCGGTGCAGGCCAAGATCGACGCGGCCGCGCGACGCGCAGGCCGAGATCCCGGAGACGTCCGCCTCCTCCCGGTCAGCAAGACCGTGCCTGAGGAGCGGATCGTCAACGCCGTCGCCGCGGGGTGCCATCAGCTCGGCGAGAACAAGGTGCAGGAGGCCAAGCGAAAGCACGGCAACCTCTCCGACCTCGACGTCTCGTGGTCGGTGATCGGCCACCTGCAGACCAACAAGGCCAAGGATGTCGCCGCCTTCGCCGGAGAGTTCCAGGCACTCGACAGCCTGCGCGTCGCCGAAGCGCTGGACCGTCGCCTGCAGGCCGCCGGCCGGAGCCTCGACGTCTATGTCCAGGTGAACACGTCCGACGAGGAGAGCAAGTACGGGCTCACACCCGACGACCTGCCCGCCCTGCTCAAGCAACTGCCGAACTATTCGTCCCTGCGCGTGCGAGGGCTGATGACCCTCGCGCTGTTCTCCGACGACGTCGACCGCGTCCGCCCCTGCTTCCAGCTGCTTCGCGGCCTGCGCGACCGGATCCGCGACGAGGATCCCGACCTGATCGGCGACGGCGGCCTGTCGATGGGCATGTCCGGCGACTACGAACTCGCCATCGAGGAGGGCTCCACCTGCGTGCGCGTCGGTCAGGCGATCTTCGGCGCGCGGGCCACGCCGGACAGCATGTACTGGCCGAGCTAG
- a CDS encoding ABC-F family ATP-binding cassette domain-containing protein: MSVRTHRSVLERSQLTLTEVAVVRGGHRVLTDVSLTVVTGSRIAIVGENGRGKSTLLHVLAGTLTPTSGRVVAHGTVGIAEQELIADDDRTVGDIAADAIADSQAVLSELDLLAAAMADGEDVAAAYGEALENAESLDAWDAERRVRLALDELGVSAAWDRPLTELSVGERYRVRLACLLGGTDDFLLLDELTNHLDARALDFLTASVRTRRGGVVIVSHDRALLADLDGTVVDLDPTPDGRPAVYGSFEDYRPGREAMWARWRQEFDRERNRRQQLVDDLSAAQNRLVSGWRPPKGTGKHQRATRAGGLVRNVRRRQEDLDAHRLTTPPPPQRFSMPEVATRPGSGLLVAEDVTVRDRLTRPTSLRLSGGDRLLVTGPNGAGKSTLLAVLAGDLVPDTGRVVRLGGARIVTLRQESDLPADVRAADFFAQEVHRHGGPDIGLSSLGLLRSTEAGKRVGELSTGQVRRLELAIAVASMPDVLLLDEPTNHLSIALVDELTDALQATRSAVVVSTHDRQMLRDLSGWARMRLP; the protein is encoded by the coding sequence ATGTCTGTCCGAACTCATCGAAGCGTTCTCGAACGCAGCCAACTCACCCTGACCGAGGTCGCGGTCGTGCGCGGCGGCCACCGTGTCCTGACCGACGTCTCGTTGACCGTCGTCACCGGCTCGCGAATCGCCATCGTCGGCGAGAACGGCCGCGGCAAATCGACGCTCCTGCACGTCCTCGCCGGAACGCTGACCCCCACGTCCGGACGCGTCGTCGCGCACGGCACCGTCGGCATCGCGGAACAGGAGTTGATCGCCGACGACGACCGCACGGTCGGCGACATCGCGGCCGACGCCATCGCGGATTCGCAGGCGGTCCTGTCCGAACTCGACCTCCTGGCGGCGGCGATGGCCGATGGCGAGGACGTCGCCGCCGCGTACGGCGAGGCATTGGAGAACGCCGAGTCCCTCGACGCGTGGGATGCGGAACGCCGCGTCCGGCTCGCGCTCGACGAACTGGGGGTGTCCGCCGCATGGGACCGGCCGTTGACCGAACTGTCGGTGGGTGAACGGTACCGTGTCCGGCTCGCCTGCCTGCTCGGCGGCACCGACGACTTCCTGCTGCTCGACGAGCTGACCAACCATCTCGACGCGCGCGCCCTCGACTTCCTCACCGCGAGCGTGCGGACCCGGCGCGGTGGCGTCGTGATCGTCAGCCACGATCGTGCGCTGCTGGCCGACCTCGACGGCACCGTGGTCGACCTGGATCCGACGCCGGACGGTCGCCCCGCGGTCTACGGGTCATTCGAGGACTACCGACCGGGGCGGGAGGCGATGTGGGCGCGATGGCGGCAGGAGTTCGACCGCGAACGGAACCGACGGCAGCAGTTGGTGGATGATCTCAGCGCCGCGCAGAACCGACTCGTCAGCGGCTGGCGCCCGCCGAAGGGGACCGGCAAGCACCAAAGGGCGACCCGCGCCGGCGGGCTGGTCCGCAATGTGCGACGCAGACAGGAGGACCTCGACGCACACCGGCTCACGACTCCGCCACCGCCGCAACGGTTCTCGATGCCCGAGGTCGCGACCCGACCGGGCAGCGGTCTGCTCGTGGCAGAGGATGTCACCGTCAGGGACCGACTGACCCGACCGACGTCGCTCCGGCTCTCCGGCGGCGATCGGCTTCTGGTGACCGGCCCGAACGGGGCGGGGAAGTCCACCCTGCTCGCGGTCCTGGCGGGCGATCTGGTTCCCGATACCGGGCGGGTGGTGCGCCTCGGCGGTGCGCGGATCGTCACCCTTCGTCAGGAATCCGATCTGCCTGCGGATGTCCGAGCCGCGGACTTCTTCGCGCAGGAGGTGCATCGACACGGCGGGCCGGACATCGGGCTGTCGTCGCTGGGGCTGCTCCGGTCGACGGAGGCGGGCAAGCGTGTCGGGGAATTGTCGACCGGGCAGGTGCGGCGGCTCGAACTGGCCATCGCGGTCGCGTCGATGCCCGACGTCCTGCTCCTCGACGAGCCGACGAATCACCTCTCGATCGCGCTCGTCGACGAGCTCACCGACGCACTGCAGGCGACGCGGTCCGCCGTGGTCGTGTCCACGCACGACAGGCAGATGCTGCGTGATCTGTCCGGCTGGGCGCGGATGCGGTTGCCGTGA
- a CDS encoding VOC family protein, with product MSTKYFSPYLSLPGNAAEVFAYYHEVFGGSLDLQKYGDTDTTGFPFTPPPDAVAHAQLDGGLVTLAGGDSFGEGCGGEGEQQLASSIYSFLIGLESVADAEALIATMTGRGSEIAMPFALAPWGDHYGQVRDPFGVLWALVVSGDE from the coding sequence ATGTCCACGAAGTACTTCAGCCCGTACCTGAGTCTCCCCGGCAACGCAGCCGAAGTGTTCGCGTACTACCACGAGGTCTTCGGCGGTTCGCTGGACCTGCAGAAATACGGAGACACCGACACGACGGGTTTCCCGTTCACTCCTCCGCCCGACGCGGTCGCCCACGCGCAGCTCGACGGCGGCCTGGTGACCCTGGCCGGCGGCGACTCGTTCGGCGAGGGCTGCGGCGGCGAAGGCGAACAGCAGTTGGCGTCGTCGATCTACTCGTTCCTCATCGGCTTGGAATCGGTGGCCGACGCGGAAGCACTCATCGCGACCATGACCGGCCGCGGGTCCGAGATCGCGATGCCCTTCGCACTCGCTCCGTGGGGCGATCACTACGGCCAGGTCCGCGACCCGTTCGGCGTGCTCTGGGCGCTGGTGGTGTCCGGCGACGAGTGA